A stretch of the Vitis riparia cultivar Riparia Gloire de Montpellier isolate 1030 chromosome 13, EGFV_Vit.rip_1.0, whole genome shotgun sequence genome encodes the following:
- the LOC117928354 gene encoding protein SUPPRESSOR OF npr1-1, CONSTITUTIVE 1-like has protein sequence MEDMECLKWLNLSGTCIKGLPSSIEFLKHLAYLQLVKCENLRSLPSSICRLKYLSKLDLSGCSNLETFPEIMEDMECLKWLNLSGTCIKELPSSIEFLKHLVHLHLSYCKNLRSLPSSICRLKYLEKLDLSSCSNLETFPKIMEDMECLNSIYLSRTCIKELPSSIEFLKHLVDLQLMMCKNLRSLPSSICRLKYLTNLNLSGCSNLETFPEIMEDMKCLKSLDLSGTCIKELPSPIEFLKHLAYLRLVKCENLRSLPSSICRLKYLTKLDLFGCSNLETFPEIMENMECLRWLDLSGTCIKELPSSIKFLKHLTDLKLVKCENFRSLPSNIRRLKYLETLNLSGCSNLETFPEIMKDRKCLNWLDLSGTCIKEFPSSIEFLKHLVFLWYL, from the coding sequence atggaggatatggaaTGCTTGAAGTGGCTTAATTTAAGTGGAACGTGTATAAAAGGgcttccatcatcaattgagtTTCTAAAACATCTCGCTTATTTGCAGTTAGTGAAGTGTgaaaacttgaggagtcttccgagcagcatttgtaggttgaaataCCTTTCAAAACTTGATCTCTCTGgttgttcaaacttggagacttttccggaaatcatggaggatatggaaTGCTTAAAGTGGCTTAATTTAAGTGGAACGTGTATAAAAgagcttccatcatcaattgagtTTCTAAAACATCTCGTTCATTTGCATTTGAGCTATTGCAaaaacttgaggagtcttccgagcagcatttgtaggttgaaataCCTTGAAAAACTTGATCTCTCTAGTTGTTCAAACTTAGAGACTTTTCCGAaaatcatggaggatatggaaTGCTTAAATTCGATTTATTTAAGTAGAACGTGTATAAAAgagcttccatcatcaattgagtTTCTAAAACATCTCGTTGATTTACAGTTAATGATGTGTAaaaacttgaggagtcttccgagcagcatttgtaggttgaaataCCTTACAAATCTTAATCTCTCTGgttgttcaaacttggagacttttccggaaatcatggaggatatgAAATGCTTAAAGTCGCTTGATTTAAGTGGAACGTGTATAAAAGAGCTTCCATCACCAATTGAGTTTCTAAAACATCTTGCTTATTTACGGTTAGTGAAGTGTgaaaacttgaggagtcttccgagcagcatttgtaggttgaaataCCTTACAAAACTTGATCTCTTTGgttgttcaaacttggagacttttccggaaatcatggaGAATATGGAATGCTTAAGGTGGCTTGATTTAAGTGGAACGTGTATAAAAGAGCTTCCATCATCAATCAAGTTTCTAAAACATCTCACTGATTTGAAGTTAGTGAAGTGTGAAAACTTTAGGAGTCTTCCGAGCAACATTCGTAGGTTGAAATACCTTGAAACACTTAATCTCTCTGgttgttcaaacttggagacttttccggaaatcatgaAGGATAGGAAATGCTTAAATTGGCTTGATTTAAGTGGAACATGTATAAAAGAGtttccatcatcaattgagtTTCTAAAACATCTCGTTTTTTTGTG
- the LOC117928156 gene encoding disease resistance protein RPV1-like — MASTNTQIISYSPSSSSKSTHQFTYEVFLSFRGEDTRYGFTDHLYEALISCGIRTFRDDEELARGGVIASELLEAIEESKIFVIIFSENYAASRWCLDELVKISECGATEGRLILPIFYHVDPSHVRKQRGSYEKAFVDHEKEADEEKREKIQKWRSALAEVGNLAGYDLQKYRYETRLIKEIIDVILKELNSKLLLHVGMNFHLEELKSLIKIESNDVRMIGIYGLGGIGKTTIAKVVYNNISHQFESRIFLENVRERSKDQSSLLQLQKELLNGVVKGKNLEISNVHEGIDVIRNRFNSKKVLLILDDVDKLKQLKFLAGEHGWFGPRSRIIITSRDQHCLNEHGVDASYKVEALSYKESIQLFCQHAFKQNIPKGDYVNLSDHVVNYVKGLPLALEVLGSFLFNKSVPNWESALQKLKENPNIEVQNVLKISFDGLDKKEQEIFLDIACFFKGWNENDVTRLVKHAGIGITVLSDKCLITLCGNTITMHNLVEEMGREIVRHKHPKEPGKWSRLWDPKDISLVLRKKMGTKAVEAIFLDMCTSREISFTTEAFKRMERLRLLKIYWSWGFLNYMGKRCQKLLLPEDFQFPSDYLRYLHWEGYSLKSLPSNFDGENLIELNLQHSNIEHLWQGKKYLEELKILNLSKSQQLNEIPHFSNMSNLEQLDVEGCESLDNVDSSIGFLKKLTLLNLRGCQKIRSLPSTIQNLVSLKSLYIDGTAIEELPSSIGHLTSLQLLSIRQCKNLRSLPSSICRLKYLEELNFLGCSNFETFPEIMEVMESLYSLNLSGTCIKELPSPIEFLKHLTDL; from the exons ATGGCTTCCACAAACACCCAGATCATCTCttattctccttcttcttcttcgaaATCAACCCATCAATTCACTTATGAAGTCTTCTTGAGTTTCAGAGGAGAAGACACCCGCTATGGTTTCACAGATCATCTTTATGAGGCTTTGATTTCCTGTGGAATTCGCACCTTTAGAGATGATGAAGAACTGGCGAGAGGAGGAGTAATTGCATCTGAGCTGCTGGAAGCTATTGAAGAATCAAAgatttttgttatcattttttcgGAAAACTATGCTGCCTCTAGGTGGTGTCTAGATGAACTCGTGAAGATCAGTGAGTGTGGGGCAACCGAGGGGCGACTGATTCTACCAATTTTCTATCATGTGGATCCATCCCACGTGCGGAAGCAAAGAGGGAGTTATGAAAAGGCATTTGTTGATCACGAAAAGGAAGCAGATGAggagaaaagggagaagattCAAAAGTGGAGAAGTGCCTTGGCAGAAGTTGGCAATCTTGCTGGATATGATCTACAAAAATATCG ATATGAGACAAGACTTATCAAGGAAATTATTGATGTCATCCTCAAAGAATTGaactccaagctcttactacatgttggaatgaattttcatttggaAGAATTGAAgtcattaataaaaattgagtcAAATGATGTTCGCATGATTGGGATTTATGGGCTTGGTGGAATTGGTAAGACCACAATTGCCAAAGTTGTATATAATAATATCTCACATCAATTTGAGAGTAGGATCTTTCTTGAAAATGTTAGAGAAAGATCCAAGGACCAATCAAGTCTACTTCAATTACAGAAAGAACTTCTTAATGGTGTCGTGAAGGGAAAAAATCTAGAAATAAGTAATGTTCATGAAGGGATTGATGTGATAAGAAACAGGTTTAACTCTAAAAAGGTTCTTCTTATTCTTGATGATGTAGACAAATTGAAGCAATTAAAATTCTTAGCTGGAGAGCATGGTTGGTTTGGTCCTAGAAGTAGAATCATCATAACCTCTAGAGATCAACATTGTCTAAATGAGCATGGAGTCGATGCATCATATAAAGTTGAGGCACTAAGTTACAAGGAGTCTATTCAACTTTTCTGTCAACATGCCTTTAAACAAAACATTCCTAAAGGTGACTATGTAAACCTCTCAGATCATGTAGTAAATTATGTAAAAGGCCTACCATTAGCTCTTGAAGTTTTGGgttcctttctttttaataaaagtgtgcCTAACTGGGAAAGTGCATTacaaaaactaaaggaaaatcCCAACATAGAAGTCCAAAATGTACTTAAGATAAGCTTTGATGGATTGGACAAGAAAGAGCAAGAAATATTCCTTGACATTGCGTGCTTCTTCAAGGGATGGAATGAAAATGATGTAACAAGACTAGTAAAGCATGCAGGGATTGGAATAACAGTTCTTAGTGACAAGTGCCTCATAACTCTTTGTGGTAATACCATAACAATGCATAATTTGGTAGAAGAAATGGGTAGAGAAATTGTTCGACATAAACATCCTAAAGAGCCTGGGAAATGGAGCAGATTATGGGACCCTAAGGATATTTCCCTtgtattgagaaaaaaaatg ggaACGAAAGCAGTTGAAGCGATATTTCTAGACATGTGTACATCAAGAGAGATCTCATTTACTACTGAAGCTTTCAAAAGGATGGAGAGACTtagattattaaaaatttactgGAGTTGGGGTTTTCTTAATTATATGGGAAAACGGTGTCAAAAGCTCCTCCTTCCTGAAGACTTTCAATTTCCTTCAGATTATTTAAGATATCTTCATTGGGAAGGATACTCTTTGAAATCCTTGCCTTCAAATTTTGATGGAGAGAACCTCATTGAACTCAACTTGCAGCATAGCAATATAGAACACCTTTGGCAAGGGAAAAAG TATCTTGAAGAGTTGAAGATcttgaatttatcaaaatctCAGCAGCTAAATGAAATCCCACACTTCTCAAATATGTCAAATCTGGAGCAACTAGATGTTGAAGGTTGTGAAAGTTTGGATAATGTTGACTCATCTATTGGTTTCTTGAAGAAGCTTACTTTGTTGAATTTGAGAGGGTGCCAAAAGATTAGGAGCCTGCCAAGTACAATTCAAAACTTGGTCTCTCTTAAAAGTCTTTACATAGATGGTACTGCTATTGAAGAATTACCCTCCTCAATCGGTCATCTCACCTCACTTCAGTTGCTATCTATTCGTCAATGCAaaaacttgaggagtcttccgagcagcatttgtaggttgaaataCCTTGAAGAACTTAATTTCCTTGGTTGTTCAAACTTTGAgacttttccggaaatcatggaGGTTATGGAAAGCTTATATTCGCTTAATTTAAGTGGAACGTGTATAAAAGAGCTTCCATCACCAATTGAGTTTCTAAAACATCTCACTGATTTGTAG